In Cynocephalus volans isolate mCynVol1 chromosome 3, mCynVol1.pri, whole genome shotgun sequence, one DNA window encodes the following:
- the MCEE gene encoding methylmalonyl-CoA epimerase, mitochondrial isoform X2: MARVLRMAAAAASAVGLSSRLQTPVPTVRAFSTSQSSHQVAGPVWNLGRLNHVAIAVPDLEKAMAFYKNILGAQVDNINAVVMDLKKKKIRSLSEEAKVGAHGKPVIFLHPKDCGGVLIELEQA; encoded by the exons ATGGCGCGCGTGCTGAGgatggcggcggcggctgcgAGCGCCGTAG GGCTTTCTTCCAGACTCCAAACTCCAGTTCCAACAGTAAGGGCTTTTTCCACATCACAGTCCTCGCATCAGGTGGCAGGTCCTGTATGGAACCTGGGCCGACTCAATCATGTAGCCATAGCAGTGCCCGATTTGGAAAAGGCCATGGCATTTTATAAGAATATTCTGGGGGCCCAG GTGGATAATATAAATGCAGTTGTGAtggatttgaaaaaaaagaagatccGGAGTCTAAGTGAAGAGGCCAAAGTAGGAGCACATGGAAAACCAGTGATTTTTCTTCATCCTAAAGACTGTGGTGGAGTCCTTATAGAACTAGAGCAAGCTTGA
- the MCEE gene encoding methylmalonyl-CoA epimerase, mitochondrial isoform X1 → MARVLRMAAAAASAVGLSSRLQTPVPTVRAFSTSQSSHQVAGPVWNLGRLNHVAIAVPDLEKAMAFYKNILGAQVSKVVPLPEHGVSVVFVNLGNTKIELLHPLGNDSPVAGFLQKKKAGGMHHICVEVDNINAVVMDLKKKKIRSLSEEAKVGAHGKPVIFLHPKDCGGVLIELEQA, encoded by the exons ATGGCGCGCGTGCTGAGgatggcggcggcggctgcgAGCGCCGTAG GGCTTTCTTCCAGACTCCAAACTCCAGTTCCAACAGTAAGGGCTTTTTCCACATCACAGTCCTCGCATCAGGTGGCAGGTCCTGTATGGAACCTGGGCCGACTCAATCATGTAGCCATAGCAGTGCCCGATTTGGAAAAGGCCATGGCATTTTATAAGAATATTCTGGGGGCCCAGGTAAGTAAGGTGGTCCCTCTTCCTGAACATGGAGTATCTGTTGTTTTCGTCAACCTGGGAAATACCAAGATAGAATTGCTTCATCCATTGGGAAATGACAGTCCAGTTGCAGGTTTTCTGCAGAAAAAAAAGGCTGGAGGAATGCATCACATCTGTGTTGag GTGGATAATATAAATGCAGTTGTGAtggatttgaaaaaaaagaagatccGGAGTCTAAGTGAAGAGGCCAAAGTAGGAGCACATGGAAAACCAGTGATTTTTCTTCATCCTAAAGACTGTGGTGGAGTCCTTATAGAACTAGAGCAAGCTTGA